One genomic region from Evansella sp. LMS18 encodes:
- a CDS encoding SET domain-containing protein, with amino-acid sequence MIEVNKSPISDGEFNRGVFATCDIPKGQLIHEAPVLPYPNEEHQLIEHTVLADYVFEYGQNHGAIILGYGMLFNHSYEPNATYEINFDNHTFDYYAYKDIKAGEEILINYNGDVDDKELLWFHKK; translated from the coding sequence ATGATTGAGGTTAATAAATCTCCCATTAGCGACGGGGAGTTCAATAGAGGAGTATTTGCAACATGCGATATACCAAAAGGTCAGCTAATACACGAAGCGCCGGTTCTCCCTTATCCTAATGAGGAGCATCAATTAATTGAACATACTGTACTTGCGGACTACGTATTTGAATACGGGCAAAACCACGGTGCCATCATTTTAGGGTACGGAATGCTTTTTAACCATTCATACGAGCCCAATGCCACATATGAAATTAATTTTGATAACCATACCTTCGATTACTATGCTTATAAAGACATCAAAGCAGGAGAAGAGATTCTTATCAATTACAATGGTGACGTCGATGACAAAGAACTCCTGTGGTTTCATAAGAAATGA
- the dacB gene encoding D-alanyl-D-alanine carboxypeptidase/D-alanyl-D-alanine-endopeptidase, translating to MDILKHKLAISWLIAVIVLAAAGATQIVSTAETDPSQLAEQQLSEDILEILDGEALKHALASVHVRTESGEEIFSYNGDTSVVPASGQKLLIGAAALDTLGPDYRFSTGVYTDGHQTGNVLHGNLYIKGYGDPTMLPEDYEKLASEIAAQGIKVIQGDLVADDTFFDDMRLSLDLSWFNQRRVTGAQVSALTVSPDEDYDAGSVIVEVHPGENQGDTTTVEVYPETDYITILNDVVTVEEGGSRSVDWGREHGNNNIFVSGTMPLDGPRWRNWIAVWEPTELAQDLFYQALKDNGVKVQGGLSLGETPENAEELIVRESMQISELFIPFMKLSNNSIAEILAKTMGREVYGEGSWDAGLTVVNEYLENAGLDTSAIQLRDGSGMSHLNKIPTKEMTRLLDHVKGEEWFDVFYASLPVAGASDRMEGGTLRSRMGGTRAAGNVHAKTGTVTSKTSLSGYATTQDDEEIIFSIIFNNYIGSHPKNLEDEIAVLLAEFTYEMEDN from the coding sequence ATGGACATTTTAAAGCACAAATTAGCAATTAGTTGGTTGATCGCAGTAATTGTTTTAGCTGCCGCAGGGGCAACCCAAATCGTTTCTACAGCAGAAACGGATCCTAGCCAGCTGGCGGAGCAGCAACTTAGTGAAGATATCCTTGAAATACTGGATGGTGAAGCTTTAAAGCACGCTTTGGCCTCGGTACATGTGCGGACCGAATCAGGCGAGGAGATATTTTCCTATAACGGGGATACAAGTGTTGTGCCTGCCTCCGGTCAAAAGCTGTTAATAGGTGCAGCAGCCCTGGATACGTTAGGCCCCGACTACAGATTCTCCACAGGAGTGTATACTGACGGGCACCAGACAGGTAATGTGCTGCATGGAAATTTATACATAAAAGGTTACGGAGATCCGACGATGCTGCCTGAGGATTACGAGAAATTGGCCAGTGAAATCGCAGCTCAGGGCATAAAAGTCATACAAGGTGATCTTGTTGCTGATGACACTTTTTTTGATGATATGCGCCTCTCACTTGATTTGTCCTGGTTTAATCAGCGAAGAGTAACAGGAGCCCAGGTTTCCGCATTAACTGTGTCCCCTGATGAGGACTATGATGCTGGTTCCGTTATTGTTGAGGTCCATCCTGGAGAAAATCAGGGAGATACGACAACTGTCGAAGTATATCCGGAAACGGATTATATTACAATCCTTAATGACGTAGTTACTGTTGAAGAAGGAGGAAGCAGGTCTGTTGACTGGGGAAGAGAACATGGTAATAATAATATTTTTGTCAGCGGAACTATGCCCCTTGACGGACCAAGATGGAGAAACTGGATTGCCGTATGGGAGCCTACAGAACTTGCCCAGGACCTTTTCTATCAGGCTTTAAAAGATAACGGTGTTAAAGTTCAGGGAGGTCTCAGCCTGGGGGAAACGCCGGAAAACGCCGAAGAATTAATCGTAAGGGAGTCCATGCAAATAAGCGAGCTGTTCATTCCGTTCATGAAGCTGAGTAATAACTCGATTGCTGAGATACTGGCCAAAACAATGGGCAGAGAAGTATACGGCGAGGGAAGCTGGGATGCGGGACTTACTGTAGTGAATGAGTATCTGGAGAATGCAGGTCTTGATACTTCGGCAATTCAGCTGAGAGACGGTTCCGGGATGTCTCATTTAAATAAAATTCCTACAAAAGAAATGACAAGGCTTCTGGACCATGTAAAAGGAGAAGAATGGTTTGATGTATTTTACGCCTCCCTGCCTGTTGCCGGCGCAAGTGACAGAATGGAAGGGGGAACATTAAGAAGCCGTATGGGTGGGACTCGTGCTGCTGGGAATGTCCATGCGAAAACAGGGACAGTCACATCGAAAACCTCACTTTCCGGATATGCGACAACTCAGGATGACGAAGAAATAATTTTCTCGATTATTTTCAATAATTATATTGGAAGCCATCCGAAAAATCTGGAAGATGAAATCGCAGTCCTTCTTGCAGAGTTTACTTATGAAATGGAAGATAATTAA
- the katG gene encoding catalase/peroxidase HPI — protein MATENKASTEGCPFHHGAATSTKTSGTTNRDWWPNQLNLNILHQHDRKPNPMGEDFDYTKEFQKLDYKALKQDLLNLMTESQDWWPADYGHYGPFFIRMSWHAAGTYRTGDGRGGGGTGNQRFAPLNSWADNANLDKARRLLWPIKQKYGNKISWADLLLLTGNVAIESMGGKTFGFGAGRADIWHPEEDIYWGTETEMLGSNRYTGERDLENPLAAVQMGLIYVNPEGPDGKPDPHASARDIRETFARMGMNDEETVALIAGGHTFGKAHGAGDASQVGPEPEAAPVEAQGLGWQSTHGSGKGSDTVTSGIEGAWTANPTQWDNGYFELLFGYEWWLTKSPAGAWQWQIVDPAEEHMAPDAEDSSVKVHTMMTTADMALRHDPAYEKISRRFYENPDEFADAFARAWFKLLHRDMGPRSRYLGPEVPEEDLIWQDPVPAADYELTDAEVEKIKVLILDSGLTIRELVTTAWASASTFRGSDNRGGANGARIRLEPQRSWEVNEPEQLAKVLAVYEEIQSHLEKKVSIADLIVLGGSAAVEKAARDAGVDITVPFAPGRGDATEEQTDAESFGVLEPVADGFRNYQKEQYSVSPEEIFVDKAQLLGLTAPEMTVLVGGMRVLGANYGSTELGVFTNRPGILTNDFFVNLLDMGVAWEPVDGVVYKGRDRNTGEVVRVASRVDLVFGSNSVLRSIAEVYAQDDNKEKFVRDFVAAWVKVMNADRFDLK, from the coding sequence ATGGCTACAGAAAACAAAGCAAGCACTGAAGGCTGTCCGTTTCATCATGGCGCAGCTACGAGCACTAAGACCAGCGGAACAACGAACAGAGACTGGTGGCCAAACCAGTTAAACTTAAATATTTTACATCAGCATGACAGAAAGCCAAATCCGATGGGGGAAGATTTTGATTATACGAAAGAATTCCAAAAACTAGATTACAAGGCTCTTAAACAGGACCTTTTAAATCTTATGACAGAAAGCCAGGATTGGTGGCCTGCTGACTATGGCCATTATGGTCCATTCTTTATCCGTATGTCCTGGCATGCTGCTGGTACGTACCGCACAGGTGACGGCCGCGGCGGCGGCGGTACAGGCAATCAGCGTTTTGCGCCGCTTAACAGCTGGGCTGACAATGCAAACCTGGATAAAGCACGCCGCCTCCTTTGGCCGATTAAGCAAAAATACGGCAACAAAATTTCATGGGCTGACTTATTGCTTCTGACTGGTAATGTTGCAATTGAATCCATGGGTGGAAAGACGTTTGGTTTCGGGGCCGGACGTGCAGATATTTGGCATCCTGAAGAAGATATTTATTGGGGTACTGAAACGGAAATGCTTGGGAGTAACCGCTATACAGGGGAGCGTGATCTTGAGAATCCACTAGCTGCTGTGCAAATGGGACTTATCTATGTGAACCCGGAAGGTCCGGACGGAAAACCTGATCCCCATGCAAGTGCCCGTGATATTCGCGAAACTTTCGCACGTATGGGAATGAACGATGAGGAAACAGTTGCGTTAATTGCTGGTGGCCATACTTTCGGTAAGGCACATGGTGCAGGTGATGCATCACAGGTTGGCCCTGAGCCGGAAGCTGCTCCTGTTGAAGCGCAGGGACTCGGCTGGCAAAGCACACATGGCAGCGGAAAAGGCAGTGATACAGTCACAAGTGGCATTGAAGGTGCCTGGACTGCCAATCCAACTCAGTGGGATAATGGTTACTTCGAATTATTGTTTGGTTATGAATGGTGGCTTACAAAGAGTCCTGCCGGAGCATGGCAGTGGCAGATTGTTGACCCTGCTGAAGAGCATATGGCACCGGATGCAGAAGACTCGTCAGTAAAAGTTCATACGATGATGACTACAGCTGACATGGCTTTGCGCCATGATCCGGCATACGAAAAGATTTCCCGCCGTTTTTATGAGAATCCGGATGAGTTTGCCGATGCATTTGCCCGGGCATGGTTTAAATTATTACACCGTGACATGGGGCCTCGTTCAAGATATTTAGGTCCGGAAGTGCCAGAAGAGGACCTTATCTGGCAGGATCCAGTCCCAGCTGCAGATTATGAACTAACAGATGCAGAAGTAGAAAAGATTAAAGTTCTTATACTTGATTCCGGACTTACAATCAGAGAACTGGTTACAACAGCATGGGCTTCAGCAAGTACTTTCCGTGGTTCAGATAACCGTGGTGGTGCGAACGGTGCACGCATCCGTCTGGAACCACAGAGAAGCTGGGAAGTGAACGAACCAGAACAGCTTGCGAAAGTACTCGCAGTTTATGAAGAAATCCAGAGTCATTTAGAAAAGAAAGTCAGCATCGCAGATTTGATCGTACTCGGCGGCAGTGCTGCAGTAGAAAAAGCGGCACGTGATGCAGGAGTTGATATTACTGTACCATTTGCTCCAGGACGCGGCGACGCAACAGAAGAGCAAACAGATGCAGAAAGCTTCGGCGTGTTAGAGCCTGTTGCTGACGGTTTCCGTAACTATCAGAAGGAGCAGTACAGTGTAAGCCCGGAAGAGATATTTGTTGATAAGGCCCAGCTGCTAGGCTTAACTGCACCGGAAATGACTGTACTTGTCGGCGGTATGCGTGTACTGGGCGCAAACTACGGTAGTACTGAACTTGGAGTATTTACTAATCGTCCTGGTATCCTGACTAACGATTTCTTTGTGAACTTGCTTGATATGGGAGTAGCCTGGGAGCCAGTGGACGGGGTAGTATATAAGGGCCGTGATCGAAACACTGGGGAAGTAGTTCGTGTAGCTTCCAGAGTTGATCTCGTGTTTGGTTCAAACTCTGTTCTCCGTTCTATTGCAGAAGTTTATGCACAGGACGATAACAAAGAGAAGTTCGTACGCGACTTTGTTGCTGCCTGGGTTAAAGTGATGAACGCAGATCGTTTCGACCTGAAATAA
- a CDS encoding MDR family MFS transporter, which translates to MENKESYSKVLIAGLLLTGSFIAVLNQTLMITAIPPLMEEMNITANTGQWLTTVFMLVMGIMVPISAFLIEKYTTRQLFLSAMGIFTIGTVVASMAGNFPVLLAGRVIQSIGAGVMIPLMQTVFLLIFPVERRGTAMGYIGLVISFAPAIGPTLSGWVTTNYEWRYMFYGIIPLALLMLVLAFFKMRNVTELKNPKVDPVSIMLSTFGFGGLLYGFTSAGNNGWGSPQTIIFLFLGALMIFIFVRRQLGLKHPMLEFRVFRARMFTLSTIICSIGFLGLIGLETLIPLYMHNMRGFTAVEAGIVLLPGALITGFMAPITGRIFDRFGARVLAIPGLIIMTISTFAFLFIDTSTSILYLTVMYAIRMFGFSMVMMPVNTAGLNQIPKKLIPHGSAVTNTVRQLSASIGTGLLVTTMTTAERAGASIPQIVRPDIFGVVIAFGMIGVITLVSLILSFRIQKTYPPTDEEWEMGEKLKGTGVGKKIANI; encoded by the coding sequence ATGGAAAATAAAGAGAGTTACAGTAAAGTACTTATCGCTGGATTATTGCTCACAGGATCATTTATTGCAGTCTTAAACCAGACACTCATGATTACAGCCATTCCCCCGCTAATGGAAGAAATGAATATCACGGCGAATACCGGCCAGTGGTTAACGACAGTATTTATGCTTGTAATGGGCATCATGGTGCCCATTTCTGCTTTTTTAATTGAAAAATATACAACGAGACAACTATTCCTCTCAGCAATGGGTATCTTTACAATTGGAACCGTGGTCGCATCCATGGCGGGAAATTTCCCGGTCTTACTTGCAGGCAGGGTTATTCAGTCTATTGGGGCAGGAGTAATGATTCCGTTAATGCAGACGGTTTTTTTACTCATTTTCCCAGTTGAACGCCGGGGAACAGCTATGGGGTATATTGGCCTTGTAATTTCGTTTGCCCCAGCGATCGGCCCTACGTTGTCCGGGTGGGTGACCACAAATTACGAATGGCGCTATATGTTTTATGGAATTATCCCTTTAGCACTGCTCATGCTCGTTTTAGCGTTCTTTAAAATGAGAAATGTCACGGAACTAAAAAATCCGAAAGTCGATCCAGTATCCATTATGTTATCTACTTTTGGTTTCGGGGGTCTTCTGTATGGGTTTACCAGTGCAGGGAACAATGGCTGGGGGAGCCCGCAAACAATTATATTTCTGTTCCTTGGTGCGCTGATGATTTTCATTTTTGTCAGGCGCCAGCTTGGTTTGAAACATCCTATGCTGGAATTCCGTGTCTTCAGGGCACGTATGTTTACCCTATCTACAATCATTTGCAGTATCGGCTTTTTAGGCCTCATCGGGCTGGAGACACTTATTCCTTTATATATGCATAACATGCGCGGTTTTACAGCAGTAGAGGCAGGAATTGTTTTGCTGCCTGGAGCATTGATCACAGGTTTCATGGCTCCTATTACGGGCAGGATATTTGACCGGTTTGGTGCTCGTGTTTTAGCTATTCCCGGTCTTATTATCATGACAATCTCCACCTTTGCGTTTCTTTTCATTGATACATCTACTTCTATTTTGTATTTAACTGTGATGTATGCGATTCGCATGTTTGGCTTCTCGATGGTCATGATGCCAGTCAATACAGCAGGACTGAATCAAATACCTAAAAAATTGATTCCCCACGGTTCGGCGGTTACGAATACAGTACGTCAGCTGTCAGCGTCTATTGGCACAGGCTTACTCGTGACGACCATGACAACGGCAGAAAGAGCCGGAGCCAGTATTCCACAGATCGTTCGCCCAGATATATTCGGAGTAGTCATCGCATTCGGAATGATCGGTGTAATAACGTTAGTTTCGCTAATCCTTTCCTTTAGGATTCAGAAAACTTATCCGCCGACAGATGAAGAATGGGAAATGGGGGAGAAGCTAAAAGGAACAGGTGTGGGGAAAAAAATAGCTAATATATGA
- a CDS encoding BCCT family transporter produces the protein MKNVTSVFWYALVICIALVIWGTVAPTHLQSLSSQLTTFISEAFGWYYLLLIMLFLAFCIYLMFSRFGKIKLGKEDEKPDFSTPTWFAMLFSAGMGMGMVFWTTAEPISHAFNSPPRFEPGTNDAIRQSLQYSFFHWGIHAWAVYGVVALVLAYFKFRKGYPGLISATLTPIFGKKSMAGMPGKLIDTLAVFATVVGVASTLGFGSAQINGGLAYLFGTPDNFSMQLLILAVATLLFIISAWSGIGKGIKYLSNINMGLGFLLLFLLFLVGPTLYILNMFTSTLGGYITNFFDMSFRLSPLNEERRTWIDNWTIFYWAWWISWSPFVGIFIARVSKGRTVKEFLMGVLFVPAIVCFIFFAVFGVSALNIEQNGIDVISAYSLETTTFGVLQHYPLGQFMALLTIVVVAIFFITSADSATFVLGMLSTNGSINPANRVKIVWGLAMSAMAAIIVYFGGTQGLQNMLIIAALPFSVVILLMGGSFYKAANSEVEKRSKKKLTKEKIKNKELPGD, from the coding sequence GTGAAAAATGTTACTTCAGTCTTTTGGTATGCACTTGTAATTTGTATTGCATTAGTTATCTGGGGCACGGTTGCTCCCACTCATTTACAATCCTTATCCTCTCAGCTGACGACTTTTATATCCGAAGCTTTCGGCTGGTACTACCTGCTGCTCATTATGTTATTTCTGGCCTTCTGTATTTATTTAATGTTTTCCAGGTTCGGAAAAATTAAATTAGGTAAGGAAGATGAAAAACCGGATTTTAGCACGCCTACCTGGTTTGCGATGCTATTCAGCGCGGGGATGGGAATGGGAATGGTCTTCTGGACGACAGCGGAACCAATTTCCCACGCGTTTAACAGCCCTCCAAGATTCGAACCTGGCACCAATGACGCAATAAGGCAGTCACTCCAATACTCCTTTTTCCACTGGGGAATCCATGCCTGGGCTGTGTATGGAGTTGTAGCGCTGGTTCTGGCTTATTTTAAGTTCAGGAAAGGATATCCTGGATTAATAAGTGCAACACTTACCCCAATTTTTGGGAAAAAAAGTATGGCGGGTATGCCAGGCAAGCTAATTGATACTCTTGCCGTCTTTGCTACAGTTGTAGGTGTAGCTTCCACTCTCGGTTTTGGCTCCGCACAAATTAACGGTGGACTCGCATACTTGTTCGGTACACCTGATAATTTCAGTATGCAGTTATTAATCTTAGCGGTTGCCACTTTACTGTTCATAATCTCAGCCTGGTCTGGAATCGGAAAGGGCATTAAATACTTAAGTAACATCAATATGGGTCTGGGGTTTCTTCTGTTGTTCCTGCTGTTCCTTGTCGGGCCGACATTATACATCCTGAATATGTTTACTTCCACACTAGGCGGCTACATTACTAACTTCTTTGATATGAGTTTCCGCCTGTCACCGTTAAATGAAGAAAGACGTACCTGGATTGATAACTGGACCATATTTTATTGGGCATGGTGGATATCCTGGTCGCCATTTGTCGGAATATTTATCGCCCGTGTTTCTAAAGGCAGGACTGTAAAGGAGTTCCTGATGGGTGTACTTTTTGTTCCTGCCATCGTATGCTTTATCTTTTTTGCGGTTTTTGGGGTTTCCGCACTTAATATAGAACAAAACGGTATAGATGTCATTTCCGCATACTCTCTTGAAACCACTACCTTTGGGGTTCTGCAGCATTATCCACTGGGTCAATTTATGGCATTGCTGACAATAGTGGTCGTTGCAATCTTCTTTATTACATCAGCCGATTCAGCCACTTTTGTTCTTGGAATGCTGAGCACTAATGGTTCCATAAACCCTGCAAACCGGGTAAAGATTGTATGGGGTCTTGCCATGTCCGCTATGGCTGCTATCATTGTTTATTTTGGAGGAACACAAGGGCTCCAGAACATGCTGATTATCGCGGCATTGCCTTTTTCAGTGGTCATTCTGCTTATGGGGGGATCCTTTTATAAGGCAGCCAATTCCGAAGTTGAAAAAAGATCAAAAAAGAAACTTACGAAAGAAAAAATAAAAAATAAAGAACTTCCAGGTGATTAA
- a CDS encoding S66 peptidase family protein encodes MMKYPILKQGATIGVTAPSSGVPAELHHLIHKACMRLESKGYHVICGETVWAQEKARSAPARKRAAEFNKMIQDDEIHLIFPPWGGVLLIEILEYIEFQNMNPKWVLGYSDTSLLLLAITLNTGIATAHGNNLVDVRGETSDETTAKWEEVLNTKVNSSVLQKSSEKFQKEWKFDNPTPHIFHLTESTVWKSVSGSNVTVSGRLLGGCIDVIRHLIGTPYGQVAEFQKKYINNEPVLWFFENCELKTDDLRRTLVQMKLSGWFANSAGILFGRSSANTTVEDYSVEDVYQELFEELGIPIIYDVDCGHLPPQMTFVNGAYAEVVFNNGKGTLLQHFI; translated from the coding sequence ATGATGAAATATCCGATTCTCAAACAAGGCGCAACGATAGGGGTTACGGCACCGTCTTCAGGCGTGCCTGCTGAACTGCATCATTTAATCCACAAGGCATGCATGAGATTAGAGTCGAAGGGCTATCACGTTATTTGCGGAGAAACCGTCTGGGCACAGGAAAAAGCTAGATCAGCTCCAGCAAGAAAAAGGGCGGCTGAATTTAACAAAATGATTCAGGATGATGAAATACATTTAATTTTTCCTCCCTGGGGCGGAGTGCTGCTTATTGAAATACTGGAGTACATAGAATTTCAAAATATGAACCCAAAGTGGGTTTTAGGTTATTCTGATACGAGCCTGTTATTACTGGCAATAACTTTAAACACAGGTATAGCGACAGCACACGGGAATAATCTGGTGGATGTCAGAGGCGAAACTTCTGATGAAACAACCGCAAAGTGGGAAGAGGTTCTCAATACTAAGGTAAACAGTTCAGTACTTCAGAAGTCATCGGAAAAATTTCAAAAAGAGTGGAAGTTCGATAATCCCACACCACATATTTTTCATTTAACGGAATCGACAGTCTGGAAATCTGTTTCCGGCTCAAACGTTACAGTAAGTGGACGTTTACTGGGAGGCTGTATCGATGTTATAAGACACTTGATTGGCACTCCTTACGGGCAGGTAGCTGAATTCCAGAAGAAGTATATAAATAATGAACCTGTTTTGTGGTTTTTTGAAAACTGCGAATTAAAAACAGATGACTTGCGAAGAACCCTTGTTCAAATGAAGCTTTCAGGCTGGTTCGCAAACAGTGCAGGTATCTTATTTGGGAGGAGTTCTGCAAATACTACTGTGGAAGATTATTCTGTTGAAGACGTTTATCAGGAGCTGTTTGAAGAACTGGGCATCCCAATAATTTATGATGTTGATTGCGGCCATCTTCCTCCTCAGATGACGTTTGTTAACGGGGCTTATGCAGAGGTTGTTTTCAATAATGGCAAAGGGACACTTTTGCAGCACTTTATTTAA
- a CDS encoding nucleotidyltransferase domain-containing protein: MQKEALKLISASLVKDHTVQAVFVKGSIGRGEDDEYSDIDLYCLVDDEDEKEFLANRLKHLEAYRKVLFHEDLFIIAPQIIAVYDNLLHVDLFTVTEKTFKEKDYFKVIYDPYGLLEKFQASQNLFLTQEEFDSHAYDVAWFLFQYRKAVQRDNDLWAVEMLRFLMPNLAKVLLHRYSPEHAQLGIKTLSKFLSGEKLNHINTIYNYVTPSLHKEAAAGIREAY; the protein is encoded by the coding sequence ATGCAAAAGGAGGCTTTGAAACTCATTTCAGCAAGTTTAGTAAAAGACCACACTGTACAGGCAGTGTTTGTGAAGGGCTCAATAGGAAGAGGCGAAGATGACGAGTATTCCGATATAGACCTTTACTGTCTTGTTGATGACGAGGATGAAAAAGAATTTCTCGCAAATCGATTAAAACACCTGGAAGCATACAGAAAGGTTTTGTTTCACGAAGATTTGTTTATTATCGCTCCTCAGATAATAGCCGTATACGATAACTTGCTCCATGTGGATTTGTTTACGGTGACAGAGAAAACATTTAAGGAGAAAGATTACTTTAAAGTAATATATGATCCCTACGGGTTACTGGAAAAGTTTCAGGCGTCGCAAAACCTGTTTCTTACTCAGGAGGAATTTGACAGCCATGCCTACGATGTGGCTTGGTTCCTTTTTCAGTACCGAAAAGCAGTTCAAAGGGACAACGATTTGTGGGCAGTGGAGATGCTGCGCTTTTTAATGCCAAATCTGGCGAAAGTCCTGCTCCACCGCTATTCTCCTGAACATGCGCAACTGGGGATAAAAACGCTTAGTAAATTCTTGTCAGGGGAGAAATTAAACCATATAAACACTATATATAATTATGTGACACCATCCTTACATAAGGAGGCTGCTGCTGGCATCCGTGAAGCTTATTGA
- a CDS encoding 2-keto-4-pentenoate hydratase gives MGKETEVQTYIDKLLEAEKNITPVPFLSNTVTLSEDEAYRFQHELIAKKSAQLNDEVKGYKVSMTSPETQALADTDEPAYGTLLTSNHLEGEVRNIYLSNMNSPLLEAEIAFLLTDDLPYDATVEEIAAKTKAAACLEVPDSRYTDWFPNFQLMDLICDNGVTGKIVTSPEWKESSTVELEKITVSLKRHGKKIDEGISTHVMSNPLNSILWLVKKLAKADKYLKKGMVISSGTLTSPIPLEKGVYEAEFSQLGSVKINVTD, from the coding sequence ATGGGTAAAGAGACAGAGGTACAAACGTATATTGATAAGTTACTGGAGGCAGAAAAAAATATTACTCCTGTACCGTTTCTCAGCAATACGGTTACATTAAGCGAGGATGAGGCATACAGGTTTCAGCATGAGTTGATTGCTAAGAAATCCGCACAGTTAAATGATGAAGTTAAAGGATATAAAGTGAGCATGACAAGCCCGGAAACACAGGCGTTAGCGGATACAGATGAACCGGCATACGGGACATTGTTAACATCAAATCACTTAGAAGGGGAAGTCCGGAATATTTATTTATCAAATATGAACAGTCCTCTCCTTGAAGCGGAAATTGCTTTTCTCTTAACGGATGATCTGCCTTATGATGCCACTGTTGAGGAAATCGCTGCTAAAACAAAGGCAGCAGCGTGCTTAGAAGTCCCGGACTCCAGATATACAGACTGGTTTCCTAATTTCCAGCTAATGGACCTCATTTGTGATAATGGAGTTACAGGGAAAATCGTTACATCACCAGAGTGGAAGGAGTCCTCGACAGTTGAATTAGAAAAGATTACAGTCTCTCTGAAACGTCATGGCAAGAAGATCGATGAAGGAATCTCCACCCATGTCATGAGCAACCCGTTAAACTCCATTTTATGGCTTGTAAAAAAGCTTGCAAAGGCAGATAAATACCTGAAAAAAGGGATGGTTATCTCCTCAGGAACACTAACCTCGCCAATTCCTCTGGAAAAAGGAGTGTATGAAGCAGAATTCAGCCAATTGGGATCGGTAAAAATCAATGTGACTGATTAA